Genomic DNA from Brenneria izadpanahii:
ATGCGCGAACGATCGGACGAGGTGATATCGAAATAGCCGACGCCCAGCGTGCCGTTTCCCTTGCCGAACAGCTGGGTGCTCAGCGTGGCCTGATTGCTCTCGCGGCTGAGGGGCATATCGCTGTAAATGGTGGTCAGATCGCGATACGACGGGTTGCGTTTGGCATGTTGCAGATTCAGCCCGAACAATTGGGCGTAATAGGAATATCCCAGCGTGTATTGTTGGCCGCTGGCGTTTTTTTCGCTTTGGCTGTACGACGCGCTGACCGTTCCCCAGCGGCCAATGGTAAAATCGGTGCCTGCGCCCGCCAGATACAGATCCTGCATCGCTTCCGCATGGCTGGAAAGCGTCAGCCAGTTGGTGAGGCCGTAACGATAAATGCCGCTGAAAGCCGGGGTGGAGGAATAGGCATCATTCCTGAACCCGTAGTCCTGGCGCAGCGCGCCCACCGATAAGTCGAAATCGCTCAGTCCGGCGCGCAGCAGTTCGTTGGATACATAAAACGGGATGGTGGTGGACACCTGCCGCCCCTGAGCGTCGGTGGTAATGACCGTCGCTTCGCCGGCGCCGTTGAGATACGGCGTATTGGTTAGCGTGAACGGGCCGGGATTCAGGTTGGTGCTATTGGCCCTATACCCATTGATAAACAGATCCAGCGTGCTGGGAACCGCCGCCGAGCCGGTGTACTGCAACATCGGATAGGTCACGATGTCGGGGCGCAGACCAAAATTGCGGCTGATGCGCGCGCCGCCCATGCGCACGGAATTGCTCCAGGTCAGCGAGTTGCTGACCAAATCCCCCACCTGATAAGTCAGTACGCGATCGCTGTCGCTGTAGCGCCAGTAAGTATCGAAGCGTCTATAGCCGTCGGGCTGGCCGCCGGCTCCGCTTTCGGTTCTGAAGTTGTAAATGCCGGTATTGGACACAATGCCATAGTCGCTAAACAGGCGCTGTTCCATTAGGGTATTCAGCGTGTCTGCGCCGCCGGACGGGGCGGAGTAATAGGCGTTATAGTTAAATAACATCCCCACGCTGCTGCGTGGTCGGATACGTTCCGAACCGATAGCGCCGCCCTCGACGCTCTGTTCGGGGAGCCAGGAAGGCGGTACGGTCAGTTTTAATCGCTGTTGACTGGGATCGTACTCCGCTTTAACCCCTGGCAGTTGATTGACATTAACCTGTCCCCAGGTTTTTTTCGGCAACCTGATTTTATTTTCTTCCAGTACCGAGGCATCTACATAATAATTTCCATTACGATAATTAACCGGTACAACGATATTATTACTCTGATCGTTGACGACAAGAGTTAAATAATAAACGGCTTCATCAATTGATGGTCGGACTCGCGGCGGCGGCGGCAGATCGGAATATTCTTCCGCATAGGACGATGCAGAATAAAGAAATAATAGACAGACGGCAGAGGCCAATAATGCGTGAGATATCGCGATGGCATATTTTCTCACATTAATGACTATCTTCATTATATCCTTGCTAATAAAGAGCACGTTATTTACGTTTAATCAGAACCGGTTCGGCAATATCGGATAAATTGGTAAAAAGCTGCTGGGAGCTTCCCGGCACCGCGGCGCCCGCCGGCAGCGGCCAGCGCATTTCCTGTCCGGGCAAGACATAGCCCAGAAAACCGCTGGTCATGGTGATTTTATTGCTGGCGCCGTCCGGCGTCGTCGACCAGTACACATTACTGAGCCGGGCGTGAACCCGTCCGTTATTACGCAGGGAAAGATAGGGTTTCCCCGCAACCGACACGATACTCCAGTACAAATCTGGCCGAATCGGACCATCAATGGCGCGTTTTTTACCGGGACGCTCCTGCGTCCATATGCCTTCGCCGTCAATAAATAACGGCAGTAGATAGCGCATTTGAAACTGCAATCCCATTTTCGGCGTTTGCTGATCGCGATAGGGTTCGGCGATCTCGTCAATAATGATGCGATAAGCGCGTTCGGTATTGGCCGGCGCCGGGGTGGTGCGCATCAGCCGAATCATATGGCGCTTGCCGGGATCGAGCGAGGTGAAGGGCGGCGTGGCGATGACGTCCTGCTGTTCGGCATAGCGATCTTTAAAATCCACCTGCTTCCAGGCCATAATCCGGATTTGCATTCCCACGGGCGCGCTGCCCTTGTTTTCCAGCCACAGGGCGGAGGCGTTTTCATCGGACTCGATAACCTGATAAATCGGCCAGACGAGAATATTGCTGGCGGCGAAACAACGCGCGGCGCTGAACGCTAATATCATAATAACTAATTGAATAATAATGACTAATTTCTTCATGTTTTTATTATGCCTATTTTAATAGGTCACACTGACGGTTACGCTATCGGTATATTCCCCTGCCGGCGGCAGCGGCGCGGCGCCGAAATATCGTGCATACACGGTGTAGGTCTGCGTGGCGGCGGGAAAAGATGAAATGCTCATCGCCAAATCACCGGTTCCCCATACCTGCGTACGCGACGCGTCGCGATAGAGCTGGTATGGAAGCGAACTCGTTCCCGTCGTATTCATGACGTAGCGCCGCGAACTGTTTCCGCCGTGCAGCCCATAGTCCAGTTCGATGGACACCGTTATGCCGGGCGTGCAAGTCACGACAATCGATCCGTTTCCCGCCGAACTGGCCACGTCAACATTGGCCACGGCGGCGCTTTGCGTACCGAAATCGATGTTTCCCAGATCGGATATGCTGCTGCCGACGTTATTGCCGAACGCGCATCCTTTCTGAATTTCCGCGCCTACGGTAAAGGTGCTGCTCACGGTCAATGCCCCGGCTGGAGCGGCGGCCAGCGGCAGCAAGGCGATGAACAGCATTGGTCGGCATGACATTCTGCTTTCCTGCCGTTAATCAAGGGGGGCAGTAATAACGGGGACATCGGGCCGAAAAGGGCGAGGCTGCTCCCACTGCCTGACGGCATAAGGGAAAAATTCGGGCTGCATTGGCGCTTCCTTGTGATTTAAGCATCATAAAAAAGGCCAAAACCAAACGGTGATGGCCTTGAATATCACTACCATTCAACGGTGGCGGCAACCGTATCGGTATAGGTGCCGGCGCTCGGCGCCAGGATAGTTTGATCCGAAGGCAGAATACGGGCATGAACGGGAATGGATTGCGCGCTCCCGGTGGCGGTGAGGGCGATGCCGTCGGCGTCGTTCAGCGGTATTTCCGTGGTCATATTGGCGTCGGTATATAAACGATAAGGAATATTGTAGGTGCCCCCGCTTGATGCCAGGGTTCGTAGCGAGCTGTTGTCGTTTGCCCCCGTACCGATGCGCACGGTTGCGGGCGTGCCGGTTGAACAGGTTACCGTTAATCCGTTGCCGGAGGTGCTGGTCACCTGACCGTCAATATTGGTGGCCAGACTATCGTGCGTACCGAAATCGATGGTGCCCCATGTGCTGCCGCTACTGGTGCCGCTGTCCACCGCACACGCGGTGGTAATGGTTAACGTCACTCCGATGTTGCCAGTGACCGTTTCGCTATGCGCGACTGAAGCGCCGCCCAGCGTAAATAACGCCACCAGGGGAGGTAAGAGCGTTTTCTTTGCATTCATATTAACTCCTTTATATTTAACCGCATTTATTTCACCAGTAATAAGAAACAGGCCGAATAATTCATCGGCATAGCTGTCGTTTCCCGTTGCTGGTGGCGTATTAACCATTTATTAATAACGATAAAGATAATCATTATTATGAATAATATTAATCGAATGGCTGAGCTTTCTGTGTTTACAGCGTATTTTGATTTTTCTTCATGGTGAAATAAAAAGTACCGCAAGGAGACTAATATGAGGTTGATATATTAATCGTAGCGTTCCACATAATTAATAGTGGCGAAAGCTCTTTATGATGCCAATGGCTATTTCTCCGCGTCTGCTGATTCAATTATCTGTGACGGGATTTTATTTTTGTTTAATAAAGGTATTAGCCTATTAAAATAAAGATAGAAGCAGAATGAATGTTTAACAATGTGTGCATATTGATATGTAATAAAAAAGTTTAAAAGATAATGATGTTGCTATTTTATGTGTTTTTATCCCTTATTATTGGTTTTTCATAGTGTTTTAATCCAAAATCATGATCTTTATCTCTGCCTTGGCTAAGGGGGCGCGAGCGGATGTTCGGTGAGCTTGAGATGGCGTTTGAAAGCGGCTACCGGCTTATCGTGGGTTGATTTTTGTGGAAATAACCTGCTCGCCGCCGCTTGCCATACTTGGCGAACCTGCGGGGGTTACGCTAAAACGCTCCCTTTATTTAGTGATTAAATTTACAACAGGAATCTGTAATAATACCCTTTCGTTGTAAGCTGACATTGTATCAGGCTGGCCTGTTGTACATATCAACTTATTGATTCGTAATCGTTTTGATTACAATATTTGTCATCAACAAAGCGGTGTGATATGCAAGTTTTGATTATGCGTCATGGTGATGCCGTGCCTGATGCCGCCAGCGATTCGCAGCGGCCCTTGAGTGCGCGCGGTTATGATGAATCGCAGAAGATGGCGTTTTGGCTGAATACCCAGGGAATGAATATCGATCGCATTCTGGTTAGTCCTTACCTGCGCGCGCAGCAAACGTTGAAAGCGGTTAGGGATATTTTGTCATTGCCGGTGGAAGACGAGTGTTTGCCGGAGCTAACGCCCGGCGGCAATGCCAAATTAGTCAGTTATTATCTACAGACGCTGGCAAAGGAAGGGACGGAATCGGTGCTGATTATCTCTCACCTGCCATTGGTCGGCTACCTGGTCGCGGAGTTATGCCCAGCTGAAACGGCCCCCATGTTTGCGACCTCGGCCATTGCCTGCGTAAATATTGATGAGCAATCGGGCAACGGCGTGTTTGACTGGCAGGTCAGCCCGTCTCAGCTAGAACGGAAGATTTCATAACAAGGCGCTTCTTGCCAACCGAAGGCGCTCCCGCCCAGGGGGCTACGAA
This window encodes:
- a CDS encoding fimbria/pilus outer membrane usher protein, whose protein sequence is MKIVINVRKYAIAISHALLASAVCLLFLYSASSYAEEYSDLPPPPRVRPSIDEAVYYLTLVVNDQSNNIVVPVNYRNGNYYVDASVLEENKIRLPKKTWGQVNVNQLPGVKAEYDPSQQRLKLTVPPSWLPEQSVEGGAIGSERIRPRSSVGMLFNYNAYYSAPSGGADTLNTLMEQRLFSDYGIVSNTGIYNFRTESGAGGQPDGYRRFDTYWRYSDSDRVLTYQVGDLVSNSLTWSNSVRMGGARISRNFGLRPDIVTYPMLQYTGSAAVPSTLDLFINGYRANSTNLNPGPFTLTNTPYLNGAGEATVITTDAQGRQVSTTIPFYVSNELLRAGLSDFDLSVGALRQDYGFRNDAYSSTPAFSGIYRYGLTNWLTLSSHAEAMQDLYLAGAGTDFTIGRWGTVSASYSQSEKNASGQQYTLGYSYYAQLFGLNLQHAKRNPSYRDLTTIYSDMPLSRESNQATLSTQLFGKGNGTLGVGYFDITSSDRSRIKLLNLSYSRQLWKNSSIYAALNKTLGENDYSAQIQLVVPFGSRDTINAGVQRDANSNYAPRLGVTRAAPTDGGFGWNLAYAAGKNPYHQGSLSWRGPYNLLQGGVYGNEGNTTQWGESSGSLIYMDGSLFPSNRINDAFIIVDTEGYEGVPVKYENQLVGVTNRRGHLLVPWVTSNYSANVAIDPLPLPANVETPRVEDRISVKEGSGIVVTFPVHQVLSANVALRNSQGQPLAIGTWVTEEVSGATTISGHDGLVYFSNLGAVNRLRFKQEDGRTCRVEFTLPKNLTMMASIGPLTCQIDNKG
- a CDS encoding fimbrial biogenesis chaperone, with product MKKLVIIIQLVIMILAFSAARCFAASNILVWPIYQVIESDENASALWLENKGSAPVGMQIRIMAWKQVDFKDRYAEQQDVIATPPFTSLDPGKRHMIRLMRTTPAPANTERAYRIIIDEIAEPYRDQQTPKMGLQFQMRYLLPLFIDGEGIWTQERPGKKRAIDGPIRPDLYWSIVSVAGKPYLSLRNNGRVHARLSNVYWSTTPDGASNKITMTSGFLGYVLPGQEMRWPLPAGAAVPGSSQQLFTNLSDIAEPVLIKRK
- a CDS encoding Csu type fimbrial protein; the protein is MSCRPMLFIALLPLAAAPAGALTVSSTFTVGAEIQKGCAFGNNVGSSISDLGNIDFGTQSAAVANVDVASSAGNGSIVVTCTPGITVSIELDYGLHGGNSSRRYVMNTTGTSSLPYQLYRDASRTQVWGTGDLAMSISSFPAATQTYTVYARYFGAAPLPPAGEYTDSVTVSVTY
- a CDS encoding Csu type fimbrial protein; its protein translation is MNAKKTLLPPLVALFTLGGASVAHSETVTGNIGVTLTITTACAVDSGTSSGSTWGTIDFGTHDSLATNIDGQVTSTSGNGLTVTCSTGTPATVRIGTGANDNSSLRTLASSGGTYNIPYRLYTDANMTTEIPLNDADGIALTATGSAQSIPVHARILPSDQTILAPSAGTYTDTVAATVEW
- the sixA gene encoding phosphohistidine phosphatase SixA; protein product: MQVLIMRHGDAVPDAASDSQRPLSARGYDESQKMAFWLNTQGMNIDRILVSPYLRAQQTLKAVRDILSLPVEDECLPELTPGGNAKLVSYYLQTLAKEGTESVLIISHLPLVGYLVAELCPAETAPMFATSAIACVNIDEQSGNGVFDWQVSPSQLERKIS